In Rutidosis leptorrhynchoides isolate AG116_Rl617_1_P2 chromosome 2, CSIRO_AGI_Rlap_v1, whole genome shotgun sequence, one genomic interval encodes:
- the LOC139890529 gene encoding palmitoyl-acyl carrier protein thioesterase, chloroplastic-like: MVATAATASLFPISSPQSDSGAKNAGNYGNGPGSVDVRGIKTKKSASSGLQVKTNAQAPTKVNGTRVGVMDGLKTDDNSSNAPRTFINQLPDWSMLLAAITTIFLAAEKQWMMLDWKTKRPDMLVDLDPFGFGRIVEDGFVFRQNFSIRSYEIGADRTASVETLMNHLQETALNHVKNAGLLGDGFGSTPEMCKKNLFWVVTKMQVLVERYPTWGDVVQVDTWVAASGKNGMRRDWLIRDCKTGEILTRASSNWVMMNKVTRRLSKIPDEVRAEIEQYFVDTPPVVDDDNIKLPKLDVNTADHVRSGLTPKWSDLDVNQHVNNVKYVGWVLESAPQHVVENYELASFTLEYRRECMKDSVLQSLTSLLGEVNGATADPNHVDCQHLLRLEDSGGEIVKGRTKWRPKYANRFRSIDHLPTQSG; encoded by the exons ATGGTTGCTACGGCTGCCACTGCTTCGCTGTTTCCGATTTCTTCCCCGCAATCTGACTCTGGTGCCAAGAATGCTGGTAATTACGGAAATGGGCCGGGTAGCGTTGATGTGCGTGGAATCAAGACAAAAAAATCTGCATCTTCTGGTTTACAAGTTAAGACTAATGCACAAGCTCCGACGAAGGTTAATGGTACTCGAGTAGGTGTCATGGATGGTCTCAAAACTGATGATAATTCGTCGAATGCCCCGAGGACTTTTATCAACCAATTGCCTGATTGGAGTATGCTTCTTGCTGCTATCACTACTATTTTCTTGGCAGCTGAAAAGCAATGGATGATGCTCGATTGGAAGACTAAGCGTCCGGATATGCTTGTAGATCTGGATCCGTTTGGTTTCGGGAGAATTGTTGAGGATGGATTTGTGTTTCGTCAAAACTTTTCTATAAGATCGTATGAAATAGGGGCTGATCGAACTGCATCGGTTGAGACGTTAATGAATCATTTGCAG GAAACGGCTCTTAATCATGTTAAAAATGCTGGACTTTTGGGTGACGGATTTGGTTCAACGCCCGAGATGTGTAAGAAGAATCTATTTTGGGTGGTCACAAAGATGCAAGTGCTGGTGGAACGTTATCCGACTTG GGGTGATGTGGTCCAAGTAGATACTTGGGTAGCTGCTTCTGGGAAAAACGGTATGCGTCGTGATTGGCTGATTCGTGATTGCAAAACAGGCGAGATATTAACAAGGGCATCAAG TAACTGGGTCATGATGAATAAGGTTACAAGAAGGTTATCGAAAATTCCTGATGAAGTTCGAGCTGAAATTGAACAATACTTTGTCGACACTCCTCCTGTTGTCGATGACGACAACATAAAATTGCCAAAACTTGATGTCAACACTGCTGATCATGTTCGCAGTGGCTTAACT CCAAAGTGGAGTGATTTGGATGTCAACCAGCATGTTAACAATGTGAAGTACGTTGGCTGGGTCCTTGAG AGTGCTCCACAACATGTGGTGGAAAACTATGAGCTTGCAAGCTTCACACTCGAGTATCGTCGTGAGTGTATGAAGGACAGTGTGTTGCAGTCACTCACTTCCTTATTGGGTGAAGTTAATGGAGCCACTGCTGACCCGAACCATGTTGACTGTCAGCATCTGCTTCGACTAGAAGACAGTGGTGGTGAGATTGTGAAAGGAAGAACCAAATGGAGGCCCAAATATGCGAACAGGTTCAGGAGCATCGATCACTTACCAACTCAAAGTGGCTAA